TATgatctggtctacagtctagtctatagccaagtatttattctagtctagtcgcttttgtttttgttaattaagcGATaaaatagtctagcctattatTTGTCTctggtccagtctatagtttagttttaagtctagtctatagccaggTATATTCTATTGTCTTTGTTACAGTTTATcctactttatagtctatagtctatagtcaaatatatagtatagtttagtctaatttatagtcttttTCTATCCCAGTCTTTAGTCTTatttatattcttgtctatagtccagtctagtgtgtagtctatactttagtctaatatatataCAAGTGCTTATTTATTGGACTCAcagtaaattttaaatctaacgtttgtataaaaaatttgtacttATTTAATACACTAACCCAGAGTTGCTTCAATTTGATTACTACACTCTGCTACAACGCTGTTAGTCGGCGAATAACGTGAACACAacaaaatcaagaaaaatagaaaaagcaaAAAGAATTTACcagaataaaacaacaaaataaaaaaaatatcttgatAGAATTCGTCAAAAAAATGGTACGTGTGGCTTTACAAATTTCCGCAAATTTGGAAAATATCGAAGAATTAAAAACATGTCATCCCGACTATGCGTTCTTCATTAAAATCACCTGTACAAATTGTGGCGAAACTTCTGACAAATGGCATGATATTACAGAATCTGAACGCACACAACAGGATTCACGTAATCCAAATGgttttaatttctatatgaaATGTAAAATGTGCGGCCGGGAGAATTCCATAGATGTGGTGGAGAAATCAAATGGTAGGTTCTTACACATATTCAAGTAATTCGGTACATTagtaaaaataaggaaaatttgTATTCTTTAGATGTTTACACCCAAGAAGATAGTGGCAAATTTAAGACCATTGTTGTTTTCGATTGCCGCGGCGCCGAACCAGTAGAATTTTCACCTCGTGTTGGCTGGATTGTTCGCTCGGTGGATAATGGTCAGACTTTTGAAGAAGTTGATTTGTCCGAAGATGATTGGGTAGATTTcgatgagaagaataacaattCTGTTGGTGTTTATGAATTTGCTTCGAAATTTATTAAGTTGAAGAagtgaaatgtttttttgtatgaCATGTCTGCCTTTTGTTTatattgcattttaaaaatgtatgattTACATTACTCTgatatttttttgagaaaattactaattacagttaatattaattaaattaaatgaataataaaaaaatgtatgatattaattgtgattttttaaagaatccTTATTAAcagttaacaaaaaaagttaacaactaatataaatttattattggaaaataattttctgaaaaaagcaTTAAACTTGATAAAAAGATTTGATGTATAGTtatggatagattggtagataaatagatagatagatagatagatagatagatagatagatagatagatagatagatagatagatagatagatagatagatagatagatagatagatagNNNNNNNNNNNNNNNNNNNNNNNNNNNNNNNNNNNNNNNNNNNNNNNNNNNNNNNNNNNNNNNNNNNNNNNNNNNNNNNNNNNNNNNNNNNNNNNNNNNNctatctatctatctatctatctatctatctatctatctatctatctatctatctatctatctatctatctatctatctatctatctatctcatCTACTTTAGTTTTCAAAACATTGGGATTGTAATCATTATCAACACAAATTGAgtcattttaaatgaaatcaatCTGCAGACCTTTCCAAGTCAAATTTgctatttcataaataaatatttattctaaaagACTGTTAAACGTACCAGGAATTATTCATGAGTTTACACTTTCAATAAAGAGAAATCGGTACTTCTTAAAAGTTTAATGCAGAAAAGACAGTTATATTCCCAATTAATTAAcactttaagaaataaaatctgTCGTTAAACTCCACATTGGCggcataaaaaaaaacaatacaaattttaatattaaacggaatttattatttgtataatgatttatttacTATAACGTAGTTATTTATTGATTTCATattattaacgatttttttaatactacaaacaaattacatttatttaacctaaaaatattgactaaataaaatttaacacttaaaaaataaattaaaaatttaagcaaaattaatataaactaaaacagAGAGAATTTAACAGGGAaagatattattattttttttttttaagaacagcaccataataaattttgtaaatttatggtGTATAACTCATGGGGAACTAAAAGTtcataaagttttcaaaatagaaatatttttataaagaaaagtttagtTATAATGTCTATGCACAGCACTTAAATTTGATAGAAAATTCtctaaattataatgaaataagtTGTGTTTAGTAGAGAACAAAATTTCGAGTTTTGTTTGAAcgttctttttttgaaaagaaattacaTTTCTATAAAACGTTAGCAAAGTTTCCCCTCTAGGTCAAACTCTATGAAGTTCTgtttaaaacacaaacaaattacTTTTGTCAAATACTTTAGTTTCGTTTCACAGTTTTGTATTAACAATTTCCTCCTTGGAAGCGGTATTATCAAGTTCATTCCATTTTTGGATTTTACCCGAACCAAATATCCAGTAAATAAAGGCGGGTATTATGTAGGCGGCAGCTCCAATGATGAAAACATAATGCCACTGTTCAATGGTGTTCTGTAGGAAACAAAAAAAGGAGATTTATTTAAGcaaatcaaacttaaatataaagttttctatactaACGTTTTCTTTGGTAAAAGCGGCTACAATGATGGGAGAGAAAATACCGGGTGTGGTGCCCACACAATTAATAATACCATACAAAGTACCGGCATAATTGGGAGCCAAATCCTGGGAGTTTTGCAGATTAGAGGCAGTGGCAGCACCATTGAAACCCAAAGAAACAGTCATAATGGCTACGCAAACATAAGGATCTTTACCAAAATAGGCCAAGATAATCAATAAAATACCGGGTATAACATGGGctaaaatttgaaatcaaatattaGTTTCAAATTACAAACAATAACGTTCATAAGTTTCCAAACTTACAGGGTAAACAGAAAACTTTTCTCATTTTTGTAACTGACAACCAATCTTTGCGTCTTATTAAATCGGCAACGGCACCAAAACCAAAGGCACACAGCAGACGAGCTAAATGTGGTAAAGAGGACAGGAAACCGGCTGAAGCTAAATTGAAACCCAAGACCTCGCTTAAGAATTTTGGGGTAGCTGTAATCAAGAAGAATAGACCCCACATGCTGCCATAATGCAGCAACATTAAAGACCAGAAAGGCAAAGACAAAACCAAAGCTTTGTATGGAGGCCAGcgctaaaattaacaaaaaaaaaattaaaaaaatatatttcttaaatatttcattattcaaAATTACCTTCTTAGTGGATACAGTATCACCCAAACTCTTTTCAATATGTTCCCGTTCTTTAATGCTAATAGTTCTATGAGCTGCAGGACTTTCAGCCACAAACATAAACCAGGCTCCGCATACAATCACAACGAAAATGCCCACCATATAGAAGGCCCAATCCCAGCCCATATTTTCAATAATCACACCACTAATAGGCCAAGTTATAACAGTACCAAAAGTGCCACCCATTAAAGAGGCCACAAATTTTCCCTTCTCATCGGGAGGAGACCATCTGGAGATTAAACTGTGACAGCAGGGATAGACCACGCCCTGTAAACaagatttaatatattttagcaatatttaaactatatactatCATCTTTACTCACCGTCAAGAAACCTATGGCAAATCTTATAACCCATACAGCCCATTTATCCCAAGAGGCTGCTAAAGGTGTTAAAGCTGTTAAGATGCCAGCCGCCAGACAACTATAACCAGCTACCGGTTTACCTCCCAAATTTTCAGCCAACATACCAGCTGGCAGCGAAGTAATCATATAACCATAGAAATAGGCACCCAACAGCATAGCCTGATCGCTTTGGGACCAATTATAGCGGGGACCATACTGCAAAGATTTAAGAAAGGTgtttaaaaaagagaatataaatataaacagatGCTCGGTATTAAAAATATGATCACGTAGAAGAACGTGAACGTTTAATATGATAACGCATCTACACTACAGACTAAGTATATAGTAAGTATTATTTGAAGTAAAAAATACAGACATAGACATGGACTAGAGACTAACCATAAGTCAGACATTGATAATCATAATCCAGGCtccagttcagttgtagttctgttctagttctgttctagttctgttctagttctgttctagttctgttctagttctgttctagttctgtactagttctgttctagttctagttctgctctagttctgttttaattctgttctcgttctgttttagttctgttctagttctgttctagttctgttctgattctctttctattctatttttgtttCAGTATAATTCCGTTTCAGTTTTAGTACATAGTTCTATCTGAAAATTAGTTATAAGACAATCAGACACATGTCCATTTTATCAATATATTGGTTTATTCCAAACTTTTTAACGATTTATCGTTTTATCATctgataatttatttttattattgcttaAGTTTTTGGACTGCAGTAATACTTGTATGATATTGATAATTATTTCCAGGAAattgatttatttcaaaatttgtgtGCAGATTACGAGAGTTGCTAGCAAGTAAAGTGCATTAAATTGTATGaatgaaaaatgtaataaaaattaaacaatatttttactaaattagtCTAGAGTTTCCGAGTTCCGAGCAGAAGCATATTAATAGGCCTTAAACCTGTGATTTTGAACGTTCTCTACAGATGATAAGTACAACTAGAATGTATTTAatctaatttttaaacttaatctttatgttgaaatatatataataaaaaaatcactaaattgCGATAAAAATCCAGCTATAAGaatcaaataaatatgaatttttgatttataacccattaaaaattatatcaaatgTTTATAGTTCCCCAATATTTGAACATTTATGGCAATGAATTCTAACAATAATGGTCAGGcgataataatcataataaataaataaaattcgggcaattattaaaagattaagttaaaagtaaaattgCAACTTAATTTTCGTTTAATTCGTTGAAAAATGGTCAAAACAGAcctattaatttttatgttcttggGCATTTTATAGGAAATAGAAGATTAGTGACGTAAATGGAAAAATACTGGTTATTACTTTGAAAGATAATtgcaaaattactttttgttaaaaaagaaatttaaagaaattataaaaatggaaattttattaaaactttaaataattttgaaatattttactattttgcAGATCTTTTGTTCGGGAATTTGCCGCAAAACCACAAAAACTCTGTTACTATGTTTATTACAAACTAAAGCAACTTTTTGGAAAACCCTTTAACCCATCCTCTTCAAACCAACGATTCCTTAATAAATACGTCCTTCAAAACAGCCGCAACTAGTTTGAAAATATCTCAAACAAAATGGCGTTTATAAATCTACCTTGTTGTAAGTATTATCTAATTCACCACatcgaaataatttttattaattgttataaaCTGCAGAAAATTCCTTAAATATTGCACATGacactttttatatttgtattttatattcatCCTGCTAATAAGTtgaatattattggaaattacctttaaaattttaacaaaaaattcattatattttttgcacatGTGAATTAATTTTTCGTGTCATGTGtataattgttaaaatcaatattttagaataaatattcataaatttgttGCTAGACGTTTTgtgaatatttaacatttattttttgcctCATAATTGAATTCTAGTTGCTGGCGGCGGTGGGGaagtttaaatagtttaaacattattaaatatgtgatatttattttaaattacacgaaataaatataataatagttaataaactaaaaaaaatgtaaacgaaATTTAAGCAatacaaagttttaaatttaactgagATATTTTGGctcgaaaactataaactaattttcaatttttaatataatgaacTTCTTCTTTATTAcaagttcggttctagttcagttctagttcagttttagttcagttctagttcagttctagttcagttctagttcagttctagttcagttctagttcagttctagttcagttctagttcagttctagttcagttctagttcagttctagttcagttctagttcagttctagttcagttctagttcagttctagttcagttctagttctagttcagttctagttcagttctagttcagttctaattcagttctagttcagctctaattcagttctttttcagttatagttcaatatttgttcagttctagttcagttctaggtcagttctagttcagttcaagttcagttctagttcagttctagttcagttctagttcagttttagttcagttctagttcagttctagttcagttctagttcagttctagttcagttctagttcagttctagttcagttctagttcagttctagttcagttctagttcagttctagttcagttctagttcagttctagttcagttctagttcagttctagttcagttctagttcagttctagttcagttctagttcagttctagttcagttctagttcagttctagttcagttctagttcagttctagttcagttctagttcagtactagttcagttctagttcagttctagttcagttctagttcagttgtagttcagttctagttcagttctagttcagttctagttcagttctagttcaattttagtttagttccagttccgTTATACTCTCACAAAAAACGACTTTATAAcacatattttgaaaacaaaaatagtccAGTCATTGCTCTTACGCCACACAACATGttaaaattctcatttaaatGTTCTACAAAGTATTATTAcctttttatattaacaattaatgttaaacaaattgtttttattccTCCCAAAATGACAAAACAGACATTTTAGTaccattaaatgaaaaataacgggtaataaaatctaaaaatcttatcaaataattaatttataatgggGATAGAGGTACGTGTTAGTAGtctaaacaaacatataaaatagtatttttatgaacaaaatgataaagaaatgcaaatgaaataaataatatttcacgCCAATTGATAACGAGAAACAggaacaaatttatttacttacatcTGGTAATATTTCAGTGGAATTAGCATCGGTACTCTCGACCATGGCAATAATATTTATAGACAAATTAACGCGCATCATGTAGCTCATGAGGCAGGCCATGAATAACATGACAGCTACATTGAAACGTTTCGGTATGTTGACTGGAAATACAAAAAAGATATAGAACATTATTACGAACCTATGACAGatgtgaattatttaaaatattaaaaatttatttaaatttttatcagttTGAAAAATCgattagaatttttataatatatttgatTAAAAGTTCTCATTTCATTACATTTCCTTTGAAAGATGTTATCCGCAATTcttaactaaaataattatttgaaatttactttGGAAATAACTTTCTTTGGAAAACATGCAATATTGTATTATTGTATGTTTGTTAACAGTAATTTCATTCCacttaaattacaaacaaatctttttgaaaatatctctaatattatatactttaaattttattattattattattatttaaactaattgTAGTAAATTATTATGTTAACTTTAGTTTGATCATTTGTTTTGTAACTTCAATTACAAACCTTAATCGCAATGACAATATTTTGATTGCCATCTAGGTGCCATATTAAACACGTCAACTTAATGTTAGTctattgtaaaaaacaaaaataatattaaatatatacaacttTTACACGagttctaataaaaataaacaaattcgctgctaaaaatgttattaaattaatttttatttcgccattaaaatgctaaaaattataGCGGggattaattattttttgctttctaATAGAGTCCCGAAGTTCcaaaacaaaacagaactagtacagaactataTCAGaattagaacacaactagaacagaactagaatagcaCTAGAATAGatctagaaaagaactaaaacagaactaggacagaactgaactaaaatagaattagaacagaactagaacagaactgaactaaaataaacctagaacagaactagaacagaactaaaacagaattagaacataactagaatagCACTAGATTGTatctagaaaagaactaaaacagagctagaacagaactagaacagaactagaacagaactaaaacaaaattagaacagaactagaataccACTAGAATGGatctagaaaagaactaaaacagaactagaacagaactagaacagaactagaacagaacttgaacagacctagaacagaactagaacagaactagaacagaactagaactgaactataacagaactaaaactaaacaagagctgaactagaactgaactagaattgaactaaactagaactagaactgaactagaactgaactagaactgaactagaactgaactagaattgaactagaactgaactagaactgaactagaactgaactagaactgaacNNNNNNNNNNNNNNNNNNNNNNNNNNNNNNNNNNNNNNNNNNNN
The window above is part of the Lucilia cuprina isolate Lc7/37 chromosome 6, ASM2204524v1, whole genome shotgun sequence genome. Proteins encoded here:
- the LOC111685148 gene encoding UPF0587 protein CG4646, producing MVRVALQISANLENIEELKTCHPDYAFFIKITCTNCGETSDKWHDITESERTQQDSRNPNGFNFYMKCKMCGRENSIDVVEKSNDVYTQEDSGKFKTIVVFDCRGAEPVEFSPRVGWIVRSVDNGQTFEEVDLSEDDWVDFDEKNNNSVGVYEFASKFIKLKK
- the LOC111685141 gene encoding sialin, producing the protein MLFMACLMSYMMRVNLSINIIAMVESTDANSTEILPDYGPRYNWSQSDQAMLLGAYFYGYMITSLPAGMLAENLGGKPVAGYSCLAAGILTALTPLAASWDKWAVWVIRFAIGFLTGVVYPCCHSLISRWSPPDEKGKFVASLMGGTFGTVITWPISGVIIENMGWDWAFYMVGIFVVIVCGAWFMFVAESPAAHRTISIKEREHIEKSLGDTVSTKKRWPPYKALVLSLPFWSLMLLHYGSMWGLFFLITATPKFLSEVLGFNLASAGFLSSLPHLARLLCAFGFGAVADLIRRKDWLSVTKMRKVFCLPSHVIPGILLIILAYFGKDPYVCVAIMTVSLGFNGAATASNLQNSQDLAPNYAGTLYGIINCVGTTPGIFSPIIVAAFTKENNTIEQWHYVFIIGAAAYIIPAFIYWIFGSGKIQKWNELDNTASKEEIVNTKL